In Sphaeramia orbicularis chromosome 5, fSphaOr1.1, whole genome shotgun sequence, a genomic segment contains:
- the hipk1b gene encoding homeodomain-interacting protein kinase 1 isoform X1, with product MSSQLQVFSPPSISSSAFCRVKKLKVESNVWDVSTTEAYSSVAGQSAYTFTPAMAVPPFAPSLVFPPTAPGSRGQVVVRAADSTGSLPRGSSRRVTEQAASSTFSHAETSSEARSHRHGQKRKVEEVNEGSGSGCGSVQILEELSAPAATYSTRTGGGGGGGTGQSIPHSAPTTKSSSSNGEGDYQLVQHEILCSVSCSYEVLEFLGRGTFGQVAKCWKRGTNEIVAIKILKNHPSYARQGQIEVGILNRLSAENADEYNFVRSYECFQHKGHTCLVFEMLEQNLYDFLKHSKFSPLPLRHIRPILQQVATALMKLKSLGLIHADLKPENIMLVDPLRQPYRVKVIDFGSASHVSKAVCSTYLQSRYYRAPEIILGLPFCEAIDMWSLGCVIAELFLGWPLYPGASEYDQIRYISQTQGLPAEYLLSAGTKTSRFFNRGPDSSYPLWRLKTPAEHEMEMGIKSKEARKYIFNCLDDMMQVNLSSHLEGTDMLAEKADRREFIDLLKRMLRLDADKRITPTKTLGHPFVTMSHLMDYPHSSHVKSCFQNMEICKRRSSYDSSKSLYSTNAVPSAAAGNLTVTFSSQLNQHNQVPSAGGAVPLLNYQPALYQQATINIPGLAQQSVPIPTRPAGLCSQTEPFQQTLIVCPPSTIQGLQPSSKSSSFPVRMENSVPIVPQTQSAQSLQIQPSMLTQGSCTPLMVATLHPPSAGLAPQYSLPLGLGTGVGRPTLLEHTATVLQAWPTGTQQILIPSSWQQVPGMAIHSSAHQSNVAESPLDSLHSDTATQQGHGWRSAAQARTQQERKKVKARRGENRNRGASLLSSNGITPPTSSTTLSQPIIISDTPSPAVSIITIHSDTDTEDERKFHPASVSLSQRTNVISCVTVHDSDSSTASPLTPLPRTHIPAGTMSSRQAKSLAVVAPSVKTQGTERGAVSRSRIETVNYIKPKRSSNRQPCSSGESMERHGLTQSQSHPLNLSQVQSVVSSSQERSGVSHSDSSLRRQQTFPPAVSASHYNFPEVSALASVSAPGPSLYSYPASTALSSASQAMEQLMGRGHSSHGHSPSAYAATYTSSSASRRDSASRKDSVSSLLHSLPAAYQHQFAAGSPYVSVTPRAEAYSAYQLSPRRLTQYPYL from the exons ATGAGCTCTCAGCTGCAGGTCTTCTCGCCTCCTTCCATCTCCTCCAGTGCCTTTTGTCGAGTTAAGAAGCTAAAGGTGGAGAGCAATGTTTGGGATGTGTCCACCACTGAAGCTTACAGTTCTGTAGCGGGACAGTCGGCGTACACCTTTACCCCAGCCATGGCGGTGCCACCTTTCGCTCCATCCCTGGTCTTCCCACCTACAGCTCCTGGCTCCAGAGGCCAAGTGGTGGTGCGGGCGGCTGACAGCACCGGCAGTCTTCCCCGCGGTTCCAGTCGGCGTGTCACTGAGCAGGCAGCGTCTTCCACTTTTTCCCATGCTGAGACGTCCTCTGAAGCGAGGAGTCACAGACATGGCCAGAAGAGGAAGGTTGAGGAGGTCAATGAGGGCAGCGGGAGTGGATGTGGTAGTGTCCAAATACTAGAGGAACTCTCAGCTCCCGCAGCAACTTACTCCACTCGTACAGGTGGTGGGGGAGGAGGCGGCACAGGCCAGTCTATACCGCACTCTGCTCCAACCACCAAGAGCAGCAGCTCAAATGGTGAGGGGGATTATCAGCTGGTGCAACATGAGATCCTCTGCTCCGTGTCCTGCAGCTACGAAGTGTTGGAGTTTCTGGGAAGAGGCACATTTGGACAGGTGGCTAAATGCTGGAAAAGGGGAACGAATGAAATTGTGGCCATCAAGATCCTCAAAAACCACCCTTCATATGCTCGCCAAGGCCAAATTGAG GTTGGCATTCTCAATCGGCTAAGTGCAGAAAACGCAGACGAATACAACTTTGTGCGCTCTTATGAATGCTTCCAACATAAAGGTCATACCTGCCTGGTGTTTGAGATGCTCGAACAGAACCTGTATGACTTTCTCAAGCACAGCAAGTTCAGCCCACTCCCTCTGCGACACATAAGACCAATCCTGCAGCAG GTGGCTACAGCTCTGATGAAGCTGAAGAGCCTGGGTCTAATTCATGCCGACCTGAAGCCTGAGAACATAATGCTGGTCGATCCACTGAGGCAGCCATACAGGGTGAAGGTCATTGACTTTGGCTCAGCGAGTCATGTGTCTAAGGCTGTCTGCTCAACCTATTTACAGTCCCGCTACTACAG GGCTCCTGAGATCATTCTGGGTCTGCCGTTCTGTGAGGCCATTGACATGTGGTCTTTAGGCTGTGTGATAGCGGAGCTGTTCCTGGGTTGGCCTCTTTATCCTGGAGCCTCTGAGTACGATCAG ATCCGATACATTTCTCAGACTCAAGGCCTGCCAGCAGAGTACCTGCTGAGTGCTGGCACCAAGACTAGCCGCTTCTTCAACCGTGGGCCTGACTCTAGCTACCCACTTTGGAGGCTGAAG ACTCCAGCAGAGCATGAAATGGAGATGGGTATCAAGTCTAAAGAAGCAAGAAAGTATATCTTCAACTGCCTGGATGACATGATGCAG GTGAACCTGTCCTCTCATCTCGAAGGGACAGACATGTTGGCAGAGAAGGCTGATCGGCGAGAATTTATAGATCTCTTGAAGCGGATGCTCCGCCTGGATGCCGACAAGAGGATCACACCCACTAAAACTCTCGGCCACCCCTTTGTTACAATGAGCCATCTTATGGATTATCCCCACAGCTCCCA tGTGAAATCATGCTTCCAGAACATGGAGATCTGCAAACGACGGAGCTCCTATGATAGTAGTAAATCCTTGTACTCAACCAATGCAGTACCTAGTGCTGCAGCAGGTAACCTCACAGTTACCTTTAGTAGCCAACTCAACCAGCATAACCAG GTGCCTTCAGCAGGAGGGGCCGTGCCTTTGCTCAACTACCAGCCAGCTCTTTACCAGCAGGCAACAATCAACATTCCTGGGCTTGCTCAACAGAGTGTCCCAATTCCAACACGTCCTGCTGGGCTGTGTAGCCAGACAGAACCCTTCCAGCAGACTCTCATCGTCTGCCCACCCTCCACAATTCAAG GGCTTCAGCCATCCAGTAAGAGTTCCAGTTTCCCTGTTCGGATGGAGAACTCTGTACCCATAGTACCTCAGACCCAGTCTGCTCAGTCATTGCAGATTCAGCCAAGTATGCTCACACAG gGTTCCTGCACACCCCTGATGGTGGCCACCCTCCACCCACCCTCAGCAGGCTTAGCCCCCCAGTATTCTCTGCCTCTCGGGCTGGGCACTGGGGTGGGGCGGCCCACCCTCCTGGAGCACACAGCCACAGTGCTG CAGGCATGGCCCACTGGCACCCAGCAGATCCTCATACCATCATCATGGCAGCAGGTCCCCGGCATGGCCATCCACAGCTCAGCCCACCAGTCCAATGTGGCTGAATCCCCTCTGGACTCACTTCACTCGGACACTGCCACACAGCAGGGTCATGGCTGGAG AAGTGCAGCACAAGCCAGGACACAGCAGGAGAGAAAGAAGGTGAAAGCCAGACGTGGCGAGAACAGAAACAG GGGTGCATCGTTACTCAGCAGTAATGGCATTACCCCGCCCACCTCCAGCACCACCTTGTCCCAGCCAATCATCATCTCCGATACGCCGAGCCCAGCAGTCAGCATCATCACTATTCACAGTGACACAGACACTGAGGATGAGCGCAAATTTCATCCTGCCAG TGTCAGTCTGAGCCAGAGGACTAATGTTATCAGCTGTGTGACGGTGCACGACTCGGACTCATCTACGGCCAGCCCACTGACTCCTCTGCCACGTACACACATCCCAGCTGGCACCATGTCATCACGCCAGGCCAAGTCTCTGGCAGTGGTAGCACCTTCAGTCAAAACTCAGGGCACTGAGAGAGGAGCAGTGTCTCGTAGCCGCATAGAGACTG TGAACTACATAAAGCCTAAGAGATCATCCAATCGGCAGCCCTGCAGTTCAGGGGAGAGCATGGAGCGTCATGGACTAACGCAGAGCCAGTCTCATCCCTTAAACCTCAGCCAG GTTCAGTCGGTGGTGTCCTCATCTCAGGAGCGATCAGGGGTTTCCCACAGTGACTCGTCTTTGCGTCGCCAGCAGACATTCCCTCCGGCCGTTTCAGCCTCTCACTACAACTTCCCTGAGGTGTCGGCCCTGGCGTCCGTGTCGGCCCCGGGCCCCAGCCTGTACAGCTACCCGGCCTCCACGGCCCTCTCCTCGGCGTCTCAGGCCATGGAGCAGCTGATGGGCCGGGGCCACAGCAGCCACGGACACTCCCCCTCCGCCTATGCAGCAACATACACCTCATCCTCCGCCTCCAGGAGAGACTCGGCCAGTCGCAAGGACTCTGTGAGCAGTCTGCTGCACAGCCTCCCTGCAGCGTACCAGCACCAGTTTGCCGCCGGGTCACCCTACGTGAGTGTGACGCCGCGGGCCGAGGCTTACAGTGCCTACCAGCTCAGCCCCAGGCGCCTGACACAGTACCCCTACCTATAA
- the hipk1b gene encoding homeodomain-interacting protein kinase 1 isoform X3 produces MSSQLQVFSPPSISSSAFCRVKKLKVESNVWDVSTTEAYSSVAGQSAYTFTPAMAVPPFAPSLVFPPTAPGSRGQVVVRAADSTGSLPRGSSRRVTEQAASSTFSHAETSSEARSHRHGQKRKVEEVNEGSGSGCGSVQILEELSAPAATYSTRTGGGGGGGTGQSIPHSAPTTKSSSSNGEGDYQLVQHEILCSVSCSYEVLEFLGRGTFGQVAKCWKRGTNEIVAIKILKNHPSYARQGQIEVGILNRLSAENADEYNFVRSYECFQHKGHTCLVFEMLEQNLYDFLKHSKFSPLPLRHIRPILQQVATALMKLKSLGLIHADLKPENIMLVDPLRQPYRVKVIDFGSASHVSKAVCSTYLQSRYYRAPEIILGLPFCEAIDMWSLGCVIAELFLGWPLYPGASEYDQIRYISQTQGLPAEYLLSAGTKTSRFFNRGPDSSYPLWRLKTPAEHEMEMGIKSKEARKYIFNCLDDMMQVNLSSHLEGTDMLAEKADRREFIDLLKRMLRLDADKRITPTKTLGHPFVTMSHLMDYPHSSHVKSCFQNMEICKRRSSYDSSKSLYSTNAVPSAAAGNLTVTFSSQLNQHNQVPSAGGAVPLLNYQPALYQQATINIPGLAQQSVPIPTRPAGLCSQTEPFQQTLIVCPPSTIQGLQPSSKSSSFPVRMENSVPIVPQTQSAQSLQIQPSMLTQGSCTPLMVATLHPPSAGLAPQYSLPLGLGTGVGRPTLLEHTATVLQAWPTGTQQILIPSSWQQVPGMAIHSSAHQSNVAESPLDSLHSDTATQQGHGWRSAAQARTQQERKKVKARRGENRNRGASLLSSNGITPPTSSTTLSQPIIISDTPSPAVSIITIHSDTDTEDERKFHPASLSQRTNVISCVTVHDSDSSTASPLTPLPRTHIPAGTMSSRQAKSLAVVAPSVKTQGTERGAVSRSRIETVNYIKPKRSSNRQPCSSGESMERHGLTQSQSHPLNLSQVQSVVSSSQERSGVSHSDSSLRRQQTFPPAVSASHYNFPEVSALASVSAPGPSLYSYPASTALSSASQAMEQLMGRGHSSHGHSPSAYAATYTSSSASRRDSASRKDSVSSLLHSLPAAYQHQFAAGSPYVSVTPRAEAYSAYQLSPRRLTQYPYL; encoded by the exons ATGAGCTCTCAGCTGCAGGTCTTCTCGCCTCCTTCCATCTCCTCCAGTGCCTTTTGTCGAGTTAAGAAGCTAAAGGTGGAGAGCAATGTTTGGGATGTGTCCACCACTGAAGCTTACAGTTCTGTAGCGGGACAGTCGGCGTACACCTTTACCCCAGCCATGGCGGTGCCACCTTTCGCTCCATCCCTGGTCTTCCCACCTACAGCTCCTGGCTCCAGAGGCCAAGTGGTGGTGCGGGCGGCTGACAGCACCGGCAGTCTTCCCCGCGGTTCCAGTCGGCGTGTCACTGAGCAGGCAGCGTCTTCCACTTTTTCCCATGCTGAGACGTCCTCTGAAGCGAGGAGTCACAGACATGGCCAGAAGAGGAAGGTTGAGGAGGTCAATGAGGGCAGCGGGAGTGGATGTGGTAGTGTCCAAATACTAGAGGAACTCTCAGCTCCCGCAGCAACTTACTCCACTCGTACAGGTGGTGGGGGAGGAGGCGGCACAGGCCAGTCTATACCGCACTCTGCTCCAACCACCAAGAGCAGCAGCTCAAATGGTGAGGGGGATTATCAGCTGGTGCAACATGAGATCCTCTGCTCCGTGTCCTGCAGCTACGAAGTGTTGGAGTTTCTGGGAAGAGGCACATTTGGACAGGTGGCTAAATGCTGGAAAAGGGGAACGAATGAAATTGTGGCCATCAAGATCCTCAAAAACCACCCTTCATATGCTCGCCAAGGCCAAATTGAG GTTGGCATTCTCAATCGGCTAAGTGCAGAAAACGCAGACGAATACAACTTTGTGCGCTCTTATGAATGCTTCCAACATAAAGGTCATACCTGCCTGGTGTTTGAGATGCTCGAACAGAACCTGTATGACTTTCTCAAGCACAGCAAGTTCAGCCCACTCCCTCTGCGACACATAAGACCAATCCTGCAGCAG GTGGCTACAGCTCTGATGAAGCTGAAGAGCCTGGGTCTAATTCATGCCGACCTGAAGCCTGAGAACATAATGCTGGTCGATCCACTGAGGCAGCCATACAGGGTGAAGGTCATTGACTTTGGCTCAGCGAGTCATGTGTCTAAGGCTGTCTGCTCAACCTATTTACAGTCCCGCTACTACAG GGCTCCTGAGATCATTCTGGGTCTGCCGTTCTGTGAGGCCATTGACATGTGGTCTTTAGGCTGTGTGATAGCGGAGCTGTTCCTGGGTTGGCCTCTTTATCCTGGAGCCTCTGAGTACGATCAG ATCCGATACATTTCTCAGACTCAAGGCCTGCCAGCAGAGTACCTGCTGAGTGCTGGCACCAAGACTAGCCGCTTCTTCAACCGTGGGCCTGACTCTAGCTACCCACTTTGGAGGCTGAAG ACTCCAGCAGAGCATGAAATGGAGATGGGTATCAAGTCTAAAGAAGCAAGAAAGTATATCTTCAACTGCCTGGATGACATGATGCAG GTGAACCTGTCCTCTCATCTCGAAGGGACAGACATGTTGGCAGAGAAGGCTGATCGGCGAGAATTTATAGATCTCTTGAAGCGGATGCTCCGCCTGGATGCCGACAAGAGGATCACACCCACTAAAACTCTCGGCCACCCCTTTGTTACAATGAGCCATCTTATGGATTATCCCCACAGCTCCCA tGTGAAATCATGCTTCCAGAACATGGAGATCTGCAAACGACGGAGCTCCTATGATAGTAGTAAATCCTTGTACTCAACCAATGCAGTACCTAGTGCTGCAGCAGGTAACCTCACAGTTACCTTTAGTAGCCAACTCAACCAGCATAACCAG GTGCCTTCAGCAGGAGGGGCCGTGCCTTTGCTCAACTACCAGCCAGCTCTTTACCAGCAGGCAACAATCAACATTCCTGGGCTTGCTCAACAGAGTGTCCCAATTCCAACACGTCCTGCTGGGCTGTGTAGCCAGACAGAACCCTTCCAGCAGACTCTCATCGTCTGCCCACCCTCCACAATTCAAG GGCTTCAGCCATCCAGTAAGAGTTCCAGTTTCCCTGTTCGGATGGAGAACTCTGTACCCATAGTACCTCAGACCCAGTCTGCTCAGTCATTGCAGATTCAGCCAAGTATGCTCACACAG gGTTCCTGCACACCCCTGATGGTGGCCACCCTCCACCCACCCTCAGCAGGCTTAGCCCCCCAGTATTCTCTGCCTCTCGGGCTGGGCACTGGGGTGGGGCGGCCCACCCTCCTGGAGCACACAGCCACAGTGCTG CAGGCATGGCCCACTGGCACCCAGCAGATCCTCATACCATCATCATGGCAGCAGGTCCCCGGCATGGCCATCCACAGCTCAGCCCACCAGTCCAATGTGGCTGAATCCCCTCTGGACTCACTTCACTCGGACACTGCCACACAGCAGGGTCATGGCTGGAG AAGTGCAGCACAAGCCAGGACACAGCAGGAGAGAAAGAAGGTGAAAGCCAGACGTGGCGAGAACAGAAACAG GGGTGCATCGTTACTCAGCAGTAATGGCATTACCCCGCCCACCTCCAGCACCACCTTGTCCCAGCCAATCATCATCTCCGATACGCCGAGCCCAGCAGTCAGCATCATCACTATTCACAGTGACACAGACACTGAGGATGAGCGCAAATTTCATCCTGCCAG TCTGAGCCAGAGGACTAATGTTATCAGCTGTGTGACGGTGCACGACTCGGACTCATCTACGGCCAGCCCACTGACTCCTCTGCCACGTACACACATCCCAGCTGGCACCATGTCATCACGCCAGGCCAAGTCTCTGGCAGTGGTAGCACCTTCAGTCAAAACTCAGGGCACTGAGAGAGGAGCAGTGTCTCGTAGCCGCATAGAGACTG TGAACTACATAAAGCCTAAGAGATCATCCAATCGGCAGCCCTGCAGTTCAGGGGAGAGCATGGAGCGTCATGGACTAACGCAGAGCCAGTCTCATCCCTTAAACCTCAGCCAG GTTCAGTCGGTGGTGTCCTCATCTCAGGAGCGATCAGGGGTTTCCCACAGTGACTCGTCTTTGCGTCGCCAGCAGACATTCCCTCCGGCCGTTTCAGCCTCTCACTACAACTTCCCTGAGGTGTCGGCCCTGGCGTCCGTGTCGGCCCCGGGCCCCAGCCTGTACAGCTACCCGGCCTCCACGGCCCTCTCCTCGGCGTCTCAGGCCATGGAGCAGCTGATGGGCCGGGGCCACAGCAGCCACGGACACTCCCCCTCCGCCTATGCAGCAACATACACCTCATCCTCCGCCTCCAGGAGAGACTCGGCCAGTCGCAAGGACTCTGTGAGCAGTCTGCTGCACAGCCTCCCTGCAGCGTACCAGCACCAGTTTGCCGCCGGGTCACCCTACGTGAGTGTGACGCCGCGGGCCGAGGCTTACAGTGCCTACCAGCTCAGCCCCAGGCGCCTGACACAGTACCCCTACCTATAA
- the hipk1b gene encoding homeodomain-interacting protein kinase 1 isoform X2 yields the protein MSSQLQVFSPPSISSSAFCRVKKLKVESNVWDVSTTEAYSSVAGQSAYTFTPAMAVPPFAPSLVFPPTAPGSRGQVVVRAADSTGSLPRGSSRRVTEQAASSTFSHAETSSEARSHRHGQKRKVEEVNEGSGSGCGSVQILEELSAPAATYSTRTGGGGGGGTGQSIPHSAPTTKSSSSNGEGDYQLVQHEILCSVSCSYEVLEFLGRGTFGQVAKCWKRGTNEIVAIKILKNHPSYARQGQIEVGILNRLSAENADEYNFVRSYECFQHKGHTCLVFEMLEQNLYDFLKHSKFSPLPLRHIRPILQQVATALMKLKSLGLIHADLKPENIMLVDPLRQPYRVKVIDFGSASHVSKAVCSTYLQSRYYRAPEIILGLPFCEAIDMWSLGCVIAELFLGWPLYPGASEYDQIRYISQTQGLPAEYLLSAGTKTSRFFNRGPDSSYPLWRLKTPAEHEMEMGIKSKEARKYIFNCLDDMMQVNLSSHLEGTDMLAEKADRREFIDLLKRMLRLDADKRITPTKTLGHPFVTMSHLMDYPHSSHVKSCFQNMEICKRRSSYDSSKSLYSTNAVPSAAAGNLTVTFSSQLNQHNQVPSAGGAVPLLNYQPALYQQATINIPGLAQQSVPIPTRPAGLCSQTEPFQQTLIVCPPSTIQGLQPSSKSSSFPVRMENSVPIVPQTQSAQSLQIQPSMLTQGSCTPLMVATLHPPSAGLAPQYSLPLGLGTGVGRPTLLEHTATVLAWPTGTQQILIPSSWQQVPGMAIHSSAHQSNVAESPLDSLHSDTATQQGHGWRSAAQARTQQERKKVKARRGENRNRGASLLSSNGITPPTSSTTLSQPIIISDTPSPAVSIITIHSDTDTEDERKFHPASVSLSQRTNVISCVTVHDSDSSTASPLTPLPRTHIPAGTMSSRQAKSLAVVAPSVKTQGTERGAVSRSRIETVNYIKPKRSSNRQPCSSGESMERHGLTQSQSHPLNLSQVQSVVSSSQERSGVSHSDSSLRRQQTFPPAVSASHYNFPEVSALASVSAPGPSLYSYPASTALSSASQAMEQLMGRGHSSHGHSPSAYAATYTSSSASRRDSASRKDSVSSLLHSLPAAYQHQFAAGSPYVSVTPRAEAYSAYQLSPRRLTQYPYL from the exons ATGAGCTCTCAGCTGCAGGTCTTCTCGCCTCCTTCCATCTCCTCCAGTGCCTTTTGTCGAGTTAAGAAGCTAAAGGTGGAGAGCAATGTTTGGGATGTGTCCACCACTGAAGCTTACAGTTCTGTAGCGGGACAGTCGGCGTACACCTTTACCCCAGCCATGGCGGTGCCACCTTTCGCTCCATCCCTGGTCTTCCCACCTACAGCTCCTGGCTCCAGAGGCCAAGTGGTGGTGCGGGCGGCTGACAGCACCGGCAGTCTTCCCCGCGGTTCCAGTCGGCGTGTCACTGAGCAGGCAGCGTCTTCCACTTTTTCCCATGCTGAGACGTCCTCTGAAGCGAGGAGTCACAGACATGGCCAGAAGAGGAAGGTTGAGGAGGTCAATGAGGGCAGCGGGAGTGGATGTGGTAGTGTCCAAATACTAGAGGAACTCTCAGCTCCCGCAGCAACTTACTCCACTCGTACAGGTGGTGGGGGAGGAGGCGGCACAGGCCAGTCTATACCGCACTCTGCTCCAACCACCAAGAGCAGCAGCTCAAATGGTGAGGGGGATTATCAGCTGGTGCAACATGAGATCCTCTGCTCCGTGTCCTGCAGCTACGAAGTGTTGGAGTTTCTGGGAAGAGGCACATTTGGACAGGTGGCTAAATGCTGGAAAAGGGGAACGAATGAAATTGTGGCCATCAAGATCCTCAAAAACCACCCTTCATATGCTCGCCAAGGCCAAATTGAG GTTGGCATTCTCAATCGGCTAAGTGCAGAAAACGCAGACGAATACAACTTTGTGCGCTCTTATGAATGCTTCCAACATAAAGGTCATACCTGCCTGGTGTTTGAGATGCTCGAACAGAACCTGTATGACTTTCTCAAGCACAGCAAGTTCAGCCCACTCCCTCTGCGACACATAAGACCAATCCTGCAGCAG GTGGCTACAGCTCTGATGAAGCTGAAGAGCCTGGGTCTAATTCATGCCGACCTGAAGCCTGAGAACATAATGCTGGTCGATCCACTGAGGCAGCCATACAGGGTGAAGGTCATTGACTTTGGCTCAGCGAGTCATGTGTCTAAGGCTGTCTGCTCAACCTATTTACAGTCCCGCTACTACAG GGCTCCTGAGATCATTCTGGGTCTGCCGTTCTGTGAGGCCATTGACATGTGGTCTTTAGGCTGTGTGATAGCGGAGCTGTTCCTGGGTTGGCCTCTTTATCCTGGAGCCTCTGAGTACGATCAG ATCCGATACATTTCTCAGACTCAAGGCCTGCCAGCAGAGTACCTGCTGAGTGCTGGCACCAAGACTAGCCGCTTCTTCAACCGTGGGCCTGACTCTAGCTACCCACTTTGGAGGCTGAAG ACTCCAGCAGAGCATGAAATGGAGATGGGTATCAAGTCTAAAGAAGCAAGAAAGTATATCTTCAACTGCCTGGATGACATGATGCAG GTGAACCTGTCCTCTCATCTCGAAGGGACAGACATGTTGGCAGAGAAGGCTGATCGGCGAGAATTTATAGATCTCTTGAAGCGGATGCTCCGCCTGGATGCCGACAAGAGGATCACACCCACTAAAACTCTCGGCCACCCCTTTGTTACAATGAGCCATCTTATGGATTATCCCCACAGCTCCCA tGTGAAATCATGCTTCCAGAACATGGAGATCTGCAAACGACGGAGCTCCTATGATAGTAGTAAATCCTTGTACTCAACCAATGCAGTACCTAGTGCTGCAGCAGGTAACCTCACAGTTACCTTTAGTAGCCAACTCAACCAGCATAACCAG GTGCCTTCAGCAGGAGGGGCCGTGCCTTTGCTCAACTACCAGCCAGCTCTTTACCAGCAGGCAACAATCAACATTCCTGGGCTTGCTCAACAGAGTGTCCCAATTCCAACACGTCCTGCTGGGCTGTGTAGCCAGACAGAACCCTTCCAGCAGACTCTCATCGTCTGCCCACCCTCCACAATTCAAG GGCTTCAGCCATCCAGTAAGAGTTCCAGTTTCCCTGTTCGGATGGAGAACTCTGTACCCATAGTACCTCAGACCCAGTCTGCTCAGTCATTGCAGATTCAGCCAAGTATGCTCACACAG gGTTCCTGCACACCCCTGATGGTGGCCACCCTCCACCCACCCTCAGCAGGCTTAGCCCCCCAGTATTCTCTGCCTCTCGGGCTGGGCACTGGGGTGGGGCGGCCCACCCTCCTGGAGCACACAGCCACAGTGCTG GCATGGCCCACTGGCACCCAGCAGATCCTCATACCATCATCATGGCAGCAGGTCCCCGGCATGGCCATCCACAGCTCAGCCCACCAGTCCAATGTGGCTGAATCCCCTCTGGACTCACTTCACTCGGACACTGCCACACAGCAGGGTCATGGCTGGAG AAGTGCAGCACAAGCCAGGACACAGCAGGAGAGAAAGAAGGTGAAAGCCAGACGTGGCGAGAACAGAAACAG GGGTGCATCGTTACTCAGCAGTAATGGCATTACCCCGCCCACCTCCAGCACCACCTTGTCCCAGCCAATCATCATCTCCGATACGCCGAGCCCAGCAGTCAGCATCATCACTATTCACAGTGACACAGACACTGAGGATGAGCGCAAATTTCATCCTGCCAG TGTCAGTCTGAGCCAGAGGACTAATGTTATCAGCTGTGTGACGGTGCACGACTCGGACTCATCTACGGCCAGCCCACTGACTCCTCTGCCACGTACACACATCCCAGCTGGCACCATGTCATCACGCCAGGCCAAGTCTCTGGCAGTGGTAGCACCTTCAGTCAAAACTCAGGGCACTGAGAGAGGAGCAGTGTCTCGTAGCCGCATAGAGACTG TGAACTACATAAAGCCTAAGAGATCATCCAATCGGCAGCCCTGCAGTTCAGGGGAGAGCATGGAGCGTCATGGACTAACGCAGAGCCAGTCTCATCCCTTAAACCTCAGCCAG GTTCAGTCGGTGGTGTCCTCATCTCAGGAGCGATCAGGGGTTTCCCACAGTGACTCGTCTTTGCGTCGCCAGCAGACATTCCCTCCGGCCGTTTCAGCCTCTCACTACAACTTCCCTGAGGTGTCGGCCCTGGCGTCCGTGTCGGCCCCGGGCCCCAGCCTGTACAGCTACCCGGCCTCCACGGCCCTCTCCTCGGCGTCTCAGGCCATGGAGCAGCTGATGGGCCGGGGCCACAGCAGCCACGGACACTCCCCCTCCGCCTATGCAGCAACATACACCTCATCCTCCGCCTCCAGGAGAGACTCGGCCAGTCGCAAGGACTCTGTGAGCAGTCTGCTGCACAGCCTCCCTGCAGCGTACCAGCACCAGTTTGCCGCCGGGTCACCCTACGTGAGTGTGACGCCGCGGGCCGAGGCTTACAGTGCCTACCAGCTCAGCCCCAGGCGCCTGACACAGTACCCCTACCTATAA